The following DNA comes from Seriola aureovittata isolate HTS-2021-v1 ecotype China chromosome 15, ASM2101889v1, whole genome shotgun sequence.
GAAAATcctctttcactctgttttcattcagctgtAATCCTTTAAGAACTCTCACCAGACTCCATGCAAATATTTCACCTTTTTAGAGTTCACTGTAAAACgctgctgcagcagtcagtAGTTCTAGAGATCACAGACAGATTTATGGAGGAACAACCCCACAATCCACAGTGACATGAGGTTTGGATCGTTTTAGTGTttcagtttgacctttgacccaaaAAGTTTTTTAATTGAATCTATGTTTTCAAAGAGAAACTTATTGAATAATTGTATTGTTCTGTTCTCAGGTTTTTTCTGAAGGAACTGAAGCTCAGAccttgaaaacaaaagacatctgttaatattattatcattattattattgttgttattaaatgAACAGCTGTGTTCGACTGTGGagctgaaaacatgaacaaactgttttagaaaatattttcagtaaagGTTAGGGTTAGTGGAGTTaaagtagaaatataaaaacgAGATTTTagagatcagagagaaagagcgagagagagagagagagagagagagagatgggctTCGCCGACCTGCTGGAAGAGGTGAGTTTATTACTGATAATTTTATTACTAGGTCACGTAGTCTGTTAATTTTGTCATGTAATCTGATAACGAtgacatgtaaatgtaatttgattCCTTCGTCATATGTGATTGCTGGGTCACGTAATCTGATTATTGTGTCATATAATCTGATATAATCTGACTATAGTGTAATATACAGTGTATCACACTGATTACAATGTAAACTCACATCAGATGAACTCACCTGGCCAGGTAGACCAGATGTATGATTCAAGTATGTAacattgcgtgtgtgtgcgccccccccccttttttctttttttttttttctttttttggtgaGGTGGGCGGGTTCGGCAGGTACCAGTGGCTCCATGTGACTCTGATCAGTTTACCTGGTTTGATGATGGCGAGTCAGAACCTGCTGAACAACTTCGTCTCAGGAATTCCTGCCCACCACTGCAGCCTGCGGGCCAATCACAGCTTCTACAACCTGTCTCACCACCAGGTACCCTGTCGCACCACCAGGTAACCTGTCTCACCACCAGGTAACCTGACGGATGTGATTGGTTGTTTCAGGTGCTGAAAGCTTTCATCCCCCTGGACTCTTCAGGAAATAGACTGGACCGCTGCAGGAGGTaactctcttccttctctccatgTTTTATTGTATCAGTGAATAAACTTCCTCTGACATCACTTCGTGTTCCACCTGTTGTTATGCAGGTATGTGGAGCCTCAGTGGCAGCTGTTAGCCGCTAACAGCTCAGCTAACATTAGTCAGCTACACACTGAGGGATGTGTGGACGGATGGACGTTTGACCGCTCTGAGTTCCTCGCCACCACCGTCTCCGAGGTAACGAGAAGAAAGCTTGACAGTGAGGTTAATGAATCTTAATTAAgttaatgaatattaatgaggCTAATGAGGTGATGAttctgtccctctccctctctctgaacctgtctgtctctctggaCCTGCTGTCTCTCAGTGGGACCTGGTCTGTTCTCTGCGTCCTCTGAAACAGATGATTCAGACCATCTATATGGGTGGAGTCTTAACAGGAGCTATCATCTATGGCGGACTGTCAGACAGGTAAGTATCATCTATTCATAGAAACATTCAGTCCGTGGACCAGTGTGATGTCTTCATGAATGTGTCCATGTTTTAGTTTCACGTCCTCTGTCCCTGTGTGCAGTAAAGTCCAACCAGTTacaatctgtctctctttgtccctCAGGTTTGGGAGGCGGTCTGTCCTTATTTGGTCTTATCTGCAGCTTGGCGTGCTCGGTTGTAGCTCCGCCCTCTCTCCCACATACTCCGCCTACTGTATTTTTCGGTTTCTGAGTGGGATGGCGGTGTCCGGAGTGATCCTCAACGGAGTCTCACTGAGTACCTGTCCATCTCTACACCTTTCTATCACCTGTCTACCTGTCTATCTCTATATCTGTCTGCGTACCTGTTTATCTGGTTCTGATGGAAACAAACTGATGATGTGTCCTCCGCAGTAGAGTAACTTGTCCGTCTAcctgtctctctacctgtctgtccttAGAGGTAGAGTGGATCCCGACCAAAGCCAGGACCTTAGTGGGCACGCTCActtccttcttcttcacttttgGTCAGATGATCCTGGCGGGGCTTGCCTATTGGCTGAGAGACTGGAGGAAGTTGCAGTTGGTCGTCTGTGCTCCTCAGTTCCTGTTCTTTGCCTACAGTTGGTCAGTGGAGACTCTCAACGaatgtctgtctgctctctgattggtcaggtgGTTCTTAtctgtctgctctctgattggtcaggtgGTACTCAGAGTCAGCCCGTTGGTTGGTCCTGAACCGTCGCTCTGAGGACGCGTTGAAGAATTTACACAGAGTTGCTCGAATTAATGGAAAACCAGAGATGATCAACAAGTTAACGCTGGAGgtaacctgtctgtctgactacctgtctgtctgtcacacgTATGAAGATGTGTGCAACT
Coding sequences within:
- the oatx gene encoding solute carrier family 22 member 6 codes for the protein MGFADLLEEVGGFGRYQWLHVTLISLPGLMMASQNLLNNFVSGIPAHHCSLRANHSFYNLSHHQVLKAFIPLDSSGNRLDRCRRYVEPQWQLLAANSSANISQLHTEGCVDGWTFDRSEFLATTVSEWDLVCSLRPLKQMIQTIYMGGVLTGAIIYGGLSDRFGRRSVLIWSYLQLGVLGCSSALSPTYSAYCIFRFLSGMAVSGVILNGVSLKVEWIPTKARTLVGTLTSFFFTFGQMILAGLAYWLRDWRKLQLVVCAPQFLFFAYSWWYSESARWLVLNRRSEDALKNLHRVARINGKPEMINKLTLEVLNSHMNKEIESSRSSFTAYDLLRTRGMRRISICLIVVWFSTSFAYYGLAMDLQKFGVSIYLMQIIFGAVDFPAKLLALGMLTYLGRRVSQATCLFLSAFIIFANIFVPTDMQTIRTTLACLGKGFTSASFTTVYLYTGELYPTVIRQTGMGFVSTMARVGSMAAPAVLILDEVLPALPSIVYGGAAVLAGCFACFLPETLNVPLPDTIEDVEEKWSARSPAPRQKEDVSLQEGMVSANDIGMVSQGDIALKELKETEGTGLNAL